One window from the genome of Moorena sp. SIOASIH encodes:
- a CDS encoding transposase: MPTLGGKVQRQRKDWAVKLARCVVHFLDVIVYEDLKIQNLVKNHHLAKSISDASWYQFTQWLDYFGKVWAKTVIAVAPHYTSQDCSNCSYRVKKSLSTRTHQCPQCKTEICRDPNAALNILKKGMNILGIELNSGATPVGSPDKRERAPREYPRALGNGRLFGNA, from the coding sequence CTGCCGACGCTAGGAGGCAAGGTTCAAAGACAGCGTAAAGATTGGGCAGTAAAATTAGCCCGATGCGTAGTTCACTTCTTAGATGTGATTGTCTATGAAGACCTGAAGATACAAAATCTGGTCAAGAACCATCATTTGGCTAAGTCGATTTCTGATGCAAGCTGGTATCAATTCACTCAATGGTTAGACTATTTTGGGAAAGTTTGGGCCAAGACAGTGATAGCTGTTGCACCTCATTATACCTCCCAAGATTGCTCAAATTGTAGTTATCGAGTGAAGAAATCTCTCAGTACTAGAACTCATCAATGCCCTCAATGCAAGACAGAAATCTGTCGAGATCCGAATGCAGCATTGAACATTTTAAAGAAGGGCATGAACATTCTAGGTATTGAGTTGAACAGCGGTGCGACCCCGGTCGGGTCTCCCGACAAGCGTGAACGCGCACCAAGAGAGTACCCAAGGGCATTGGGAAACGGACGTTTATTCGGGAACGCTTGA
- a CDS encoding transposase has translation MVRRADGYYAQFCFDANRFEAGNYTGDVIGIDLGLKYFYKDQNDKAAIYPKYLRRAEKRIKKLQRRLSRKFVKEAKPQSNNYHKARIRLGKAHLLALACRR, from the coding sequence GTGGTTAGACGGGCTGATGGTTATTATGCTCAATTCTGTTTTGATGCTAACCGCTTTGAAGCCGGAAATTATACCGGGGATGTAATCGGCATTGATTTAGGTCTGAAGTATTTCTATAAAGACCAAAACGACAAGGCCGCCATCTATCCCAAGTATTTAAGACGAGCTGAAAAGCGAATTAAGAAACTACAACGGCGATTGTCTAGAAAGTTTGTGAAAGAGGCTAAGCCTCAATCAAACAACTATCACAAAGCCAGAATTCGACTGGGTAAAGCTCATTTGTTGGCGCTAGCCTGCCGACGCTAG
- a CDS encoding DUF5615 family PIN-like protein produces the protein MSIIVAIYTDEDVSGLVATLLKSRGLDVTTVPEQGTIGKTDREQLEFATSIGRSRPITVLILNG, from the coding sequence GTGAGCATTATTGTAGCGATTTATACTGATGAAGATGTATCAGGATTGGTTGCTACATTGTTAAAGTCTCGGGGATTAGATGTAACAACTGTTCCTGAACAAGGAACTATTGGCAAAACTGATAGAGAGCAATTGGAATTCGCAACTTCTATAGGCAGATCTCGACCCATAACCGTATTGATTTTGAACGGTTAA
- a CDS encoding putative Ig domain-containing protein, with the protein MKKIRIFLWAALLSCAMLIIPQPAQAIESIIEPVSHFDTGTEGWIVVDVNDQEVDPEQSRICGFITGGYIHNDDQVGDGSYDYLAPEKFVGDKSSFFNGNLRFAVQVNLENSDQITEDIKSLNNSLINGLTISGGGLELQNHVSTPTIDQWTPYTIPLNAEGGWIKTDSNEAATNLEIMQVLTDLDYLKINGDWLTNTNKDRSSLDEVRWEKCESLYVYEPPNNSAPAVANPIGAQTINENEPFTLTIGEATFSDRDGDSLSLSSTIPSWLNFDGTTFSGTPTSDDIGTTTITLTASDELCKTVSNAFEIQVNHVPVRTEIANSVEDFSDTQGEHNWFYGYYDGSLTSADFHEMEQYTKGSWQVKQGKYWTELSNTIAHPNGPKTSGRRQRVEQWGVRRWVSDIEGEVTFKGHLAKKDRRTASDGVIAYIFVDGTKIWSDAIDGKDGVGVYFTVSSTVQKGSVVDFALAPGNSDYFDKSTFTISIIGLL; encoded by the coding sequence ATGAAAAAAATCCGTATTTTTCTGTGGGCGGCACTATTGTCTTGTGCCATGCTCATCATTCCACAGCCAGCTCAGGCGATTGAAAGTATAATCGAGCCAGTCAGTCACTTTGATACTGGCACAGAGGGTTGGATAGTTGTTGACGTTAATGATCAAGAAGTTGACCCCGAACAGTCTAGAATCTGTGGATTCATCACTGGTGGCTACATTCATAATGATGATCAAGTCGGTGATGGATCCTACGATTACCTTGCCCCCGAGAAGTTTGTTGGTGACAAATCCAGTTTTTTCAATGGAAACCTCAGGTTTGCTGTTCAGGTTAATTTGGAAAATAGCGATCAGATTACCGAGGATATCAAGAGTTTAAACAATAGTTTAATAAATGGTTTAACCATAAGTGGTGGTGGTTTGGAACTACAGAACCATGTATCGACGCCCACTATAGACCAATGGACTCCCTACACCATACCCCTTAATGCAGAGGGTGGATGGATAAAAACTGACAGCAATGAAGCAGCCACGAATTTAGAGATAATGCAAGTCCTGACAGATTTGGATTATTTAAAGATTAATGGCGATTGGTTGACAAATACCAACAAAGACCGTTCCAGTCTCGACGAAGTTCGCTGGGAAAAGTGTGAATCTCTCTACGTCTATGAACCCCCAAATAATTCTGCCCCTGCGGTGGCTAATCCCATTGGCGCTCAAACCATTAACGAGAATGAGCCTTTTACCCTGACAATTGGGGAAGCAACATTTAGCGATCGCGATGGAGACAGTTTGAGCTTGAGTTCAACCATACCGAGCTGGTTGAATTTCGATGGCACTACTTTTAGTGGTACTCCCACTAGCGATGACATTGGCACAACCACAATTACTCTAACAGCCTCTGACGAGCTATGCAAAACCGTCAGCAATGCCTTTGAAATTCAGGTTAACCATGTTCCGGTGCGTACTGAAATTGCCAATTCAGTGGAGGATTTTTCTGATACTCAAGGAGAGCATAATTGGTTCTACGGTTACTACGATGGTTCCCTGACCAGTGCTGATTTCCATGAAATGGAGCAATACACTAAGGGGTCCTGGCAGGTGAAGCAAGGAAAATACTGGACTGAGCTATCTAACACTATTGCTCATCCCAACGGTCCGAAAACCAGCGGTAGACGGCAAAGGGTTGAGCAGTGGGGAGTTCGTCGCTGGGTTAGTGACATTGAGGGGGAAGTTACGTTCAAGGGTCACCTCGCCAAGAAAGACCGTCGTACTGCCAGCGATGGTGTGATTGCCTATATCTTTGTTGATGGTACTAAAATCTGGTCTGACGCAATCGATGGCAAGGATGGTGTTGGGGTTTATTTCACTGTATCCAGCACAGTGCAAAAAGGCTCGGTAGTTGACTTTGCCCTGGCACCTGGCAATAGCGACTATTTTGATAAGAGCACATTCACTATTAGCATCATTGGTTTGTTGTAG